Proteins from a single region of Desulfolutivibrio sulfoxidireducens:
- a CDS encoding rubredoxin has protein sequence MMRYMCLLCGYTYDPEKGDPKGGLVPGTDLATAPREWVCPRCGADQDKFAMRDDDDDE, from the coding sequence ATGATGCGCTACATGTGTCTTTTGTGTGGGTATACCTACGATCCCGAGAAAGGCGACCCCAAGGGCGGGCTTGTGCCCGGCACGGATCTGGCCACGGCCCCCAGGGAATGGGTGTGTCCTCGCTGCGGCGCGGACCAGGACAAATTCGCCATGCGCGACGATGACGACGACGAGTGA
- a CDS encoding nicotinate phosphoribosyltransferase — MPTLPESHLPYTDKYFIRSRIVLEREGMNPWVTVQVFFRNGPGVIQGVEEAAEVFRAYSPLAAHGGRVLALPDGGVFKPLEPVMHIEGPVLDVIELETMYLGILASRTSVANGLPSPDPAAVAARAGAIRRMLPAKHLMYFGARHWHWSMEEAICEAAIRAGFDSCATDAGARAAGLAAGVGTIPHALVVVFASFVGPAHATREAALAFDRDIEAGCPRIALVDTFNREMDDALDTARALGSRLWGVRLDTAGELVGQGGAAFDGRVFATGPGVSVTGTAAVRRALDEAGFEHVNIVLSSGFGDLDKVAAFAEAERRQGRLFEALGIGGLFDAWHATADIVRVQGRPLAKAGRAYHGSPRLLRIV, encoded by the coding sequence ATGCCGACGCTTCCTGAAAGTCACCTGCCATATACCGACAAGTATTTCATCCGTTCGCGCATCGTTCTGGAGCGGGAGGGGATGAACCCCTGGGTCACGGTGCAGGTTTTTTTTCGCAATGGGCCGGGCGTGATCCAAGGCGTCGAGGAGGCCGCGGAGGTGTTTCGCGCCTACTCCCCACTGGCGGCGCACGGGGGCCGGGTCTTGGCCCTGCCGGATGGCGGCGTTTTCAAGCCCCTTGAGCCCGTGATGCATATCGAAGGCCCGGTTTTGGACGTCATCGAACTCGAAACCATGTACCTGGGCATCCTCGCCTCCCGGACCAGCGTGGCCAACGGTCTGCCCTCCCCGGACCCTGCCGCCGTGGCCGCCAGGGCCGGGGCCATCCGACGGATGCTGCCGGCGAAGCACCTGATGTATTTCGGGGCCAGGCATTGGCACTGGTCCATGGAGGAAGCCATCTGCGAGGCCGCGATTCGCGCCGGGTTCGACTCCTGCGCCACGGACGCGGGGGCCCGGGCCGCGGGATTGGCCGCCGGCGTGGGCACCATACCCCACGCCCTCGTGGTGGTCTTCGCCTCTTTCGTCGGTCCCGCGCATGCCACCCGGGAGGCCGCCCTGGCCTTTGACCGGGATATCGAAGCCGGCTGTCCCCGCATCGCCCTGGTGGACACGTTCAACCGCGAGATGGATGACGCCCTGGACACGGCCCGGGCCTTGGGAAGCCGGTTGTGGGGCGTGCGCCTGGATACGGCCGGGGAACTGGTGGGCCAGGGCGGGGCGGCCTTTGACGGCCGGGTCTTCGCCACCGGGCCGGGGGTCAGCGTGACCGGCACGGCGGCCGTGCGTCGGGCACTGGACGAGGCTGGCTTCGAACACGTCAACATCGTGCTCTCCAGCGGCTTTGGCGATCTGGACAAGGTGGCCGCCTTTGCCGAGGCCGAGCGCCGCCAGGGCCGTCTGTTCGAGGCCCTGGGAATAGGCGGGCTGTTTGACGCCTGGCACGCCACAGCCGACATCGTGCGCGTGCAGGGCAGGCCCCTGGCCAAAGCGGGCAGAGCATACCATGGCAGCCCGCGCCTGCTCCGGATCGTGTAA
- a CDS encoding PAS domain-containing protein, with amino-acid sequence MQILQETKRFASTIAVLFWLLTPPAQAGEPLRTMLRSASELDYPPFALVMPDGRAAGFSVDLLRAVAQAAHMEVTFEVGPWHSIKQKLADGQLDVLPFMSYSKERENHYDFSIPYLRMHGTIFVRKDEKHIHGERDLKDKEVIVMRGDTAHEYALKKNLSHNLILTDSYAEAMRLLSDGKHDAVIVQQLTGWQIIKHLGITNLVDVGSNRDEDFKISREPLSGFEQKFCIAVKKGNHDLLAKLNEGLAIVIANGTYDKLYATWFEPILQSKALETMQLIKYFFIIFIPILSITGLVGMIYLRKEVARKTLKLKQEIEERNKTEDALRNSEERLQFVLLGSQLGYWDWDIQTNEVKRNMQWAQMLEYTLEDIEFTVKQWIDFIHPDDRDAAQRSIQDHLAGKTPMHKAEYRMITKSGQYKWILDQAKVVKYDSSGKPIRMCGTHTDITERKRIEEALRESEAKLEAALSSMADAVFISDSKGHFINFNDAFATFHRFKNKDECATTLAEYPDVLDVFLDTGEPAPMDRWAVPRALKGETATNAEYILRRKDTGETWIGSYSFSPIRNEDGEVVGSVVVGRDITERKRQEDAIRKSEHEFRLLAEAMPQIVWVSDPDGMNIYLNKKWMEYTGQTLEESHDAGWRTPLHPEDKQRYLDAWRQAISNKSEFAVECRLRRHDGEYKWWLIRGVPILDEQGSLLKLFGTCTDIDNLKQAEAMLLQAKLAADAANRSKSEFLANMSHEIRTPLNGLLGMLQLLATTKQTDEQQEYVRTAINSSYRLTRLLADILDISRVEAGKMPILQAEFSLDCLKESILELFGPTAREHGLDFDFVLDAHIPVRLIGDEARVRQILFNLVGNALKFTEQGHVRVEVAQLSRVSPTTIRILFTVSDTGIGISDTELKNIFEPFAQAEGSYTRRFQGAGLGLSIVRKLIALMDGELAIDNTPGEGTTMYVSLPFELPVTAKERSERGAADHAPPPEPLRILFAEDDEISLFSGTKLLEKSGYAVVAAMDGQEALNRLSEQHFDLILMDIQMPVLDGVKATQAIRRATDLGAKANIPIIAMTAYAMTGDREKFLAAGMNDYLSKPVDIASLREVIGRVLSRPEASN; translated from the coding sequence ATGCAGATTCTTCAAGAGACAAAACGGTTCGCCAGCACCATCGCCGTCTTGTTTTGGCTCCTCACGCCTCCGGCCCAGGCGGGGGAACCGCTACGGACCATGCTTCGCTCGGCCAGTGAACTCGACTACCCGCCATTCGCCCTGGTCATGCCCGACGGGCGCGCGGCCGGGTTTTCCGTCGACCTGTTGCGTGCGGTCGCCCAGGCCGCACACATGGAGGTGACCTTTGAGGTCGGCCCCTGGCACAGTATCAAGCAAAAACTCGCCGACGGTCAACTCGACGTGCTGCCGTTCATGTCGTATTCGAAGGAGCGTGAAAATCATTATGACTTTTCAATTCCATACCTGCGGATGCATGGAACCATTTTTGTACGCAAAGACGAGAAACATATTCACGGCGAAAGGGACTTGAAGGACAAGGAAGTCATCGTCATGCGTGGGGACACGGCGCATGAGTACGCCCTCAAAAAAAATCTTTCTCACAATCTTATTCTGACTGACAGTTATGCTGAAGCCATGCGATTGCTCTCAGATGGAAAACATGATGCGGTAATAGTCCAACAACTTACGGGATGGCAGATCATAAAGCATCTTGGCATAACCAATCTCGTGGATGTCGGTTCCAACCGCGATGAAGATTTCAAGATTTCCCGTGAGCCGCTTTCAGGCTTTGAACAAAAGTTTTGCATCGCCGTCAAGAAGGGAAACCATGACCTTCTGGCCAAACTCAATGAAGGCCTGGCGATCGTGATCGCGAATGGAACATACGACAAACTGTATGCCACGTGGTTCGAACCAATATTGCAAAGCAAAGCTCTTGAAACAATGCAATTAATTAAATATTTCTTTATAATTTTCATTCCCATACTCAGTATAACTGGACTCGTCGGCATGATCTACTTACGAAAAGAGGTTGCCAGAAAAACACTAAAGTTAAAACAAGAGATCGAGGAACGAAACAAGACAGAGGACGCATTGCGCAACAGCGAAGAACGCCTTCAATTTGTTCTTCTTGGAAGTCAACTCGGATATTGGGACTGGGATATTCAAACTAACGAAGTAAAAAGAAATATGCAATGGGCACAAATGCTTGAATATACGCTTGAAGACATCGAATTTACAGTGAAACAATGGATAGATTTCATACATCCTGACGATAGGGATGCGGCCCAGCGATCGATACAGGATCATCTTGCGGGAAAGACGCCGATGCACAAGGCCGAATATCGGATGATCACCAAGAGCGGCCAGTATAAATGGATTCTGGATCAAGCCAAGGTCGTGAAATATGATTCAAGCGGGAAGCCCATCCGGATGTGCGGAACCCATACCGACATCACCGAACGAAAACGTATCGAGGAGGCGCTCCGGGAGAGCGAGGCGAAATTGGAGGCGGCGTTGTCCAGCATGGCCGACGCCGTCTTCATTTCGGACTCGAAAGGTCACTTCATCAACTTCAACGATGCCTTCGCGACGTTTCATCGGTTCAAAAACAAAGATGAATGCGCCACGACCCTCGCCGAGTATCCCGATGTGCTGGATGTTTTCCTGGACACCGGGGAACCGGCGCCTATGGACCGATGGGCCGTTCCCAGGGCCCTGAAAGGCGAAACCGCCACGAACGCCGAATACATCCTGCGGCGTAAAGATACGGGAGAGACATGGATCGGGAGCTACAGCTTCAGTCCAATACGCAACGAGGATGGCGAGGTCGTCGGTTCGGTTGTCGTGGGTCGCGACATCACGGAACGCAAACGACAGGAAGACGCCATACGAAAGAGCGAGCATGAATTCCGCTTGCTTGCCGAGGCCATGCCTCAGATTGTGTGGGTATCCGATCCGGACGGCATGAACATCTATCTGAATAAAAAATGGATGGAATATACCGGACAGACTCTGGAAGAAAGTCATGATGCCGGATGGAGAACCCCATTGCATCCTGAAGACAAGCAAAGATATTTGGATGCCTGGCGACAGGCGATAAGCAACAAGTCGGAATTCGCGGTCGAGTGCCGCTTGCGCCGCCATGACGGTGAATACAAATGGTGGCTCATCCGTGGAGTTCCCATACTTGACGAGCAAGGCTCCCTCCTGAAGCTTTTTGGAACATGTACGGACATCGACAACCTGAAACAGGCCGAGGCCATGTTGCTCCAGGCCAAGCTGGCCGCCGACGCGGCAAATAGGTCCAAAAGCGAATTTCTGGCCAACATGAGCCATGAAATACGCACCCCTCTCAACGGCCTGCTCGGCATGCTCCAACTGCTCGCGACCACCAAACAGACGGATGAACAACAAGAATATGTCCGAACCGCGATCAACTCGTCGTATCGTCTGACCCGATTGCTTGCGGATATCCTGGACATCTCGCGGGTGGAAGCGGGGAAGATGCCCATCCTCCAGGCCGAGTTCTCATTGGATTGCCTGAAGGAATCGATCCTGGAGCTCTTCGGCCCCACCGCCCGGGAGCATGGCCTTGACTTTGATTTCGTTCTCGATGCGCACATCCCTGTGCGGTTGATCGGGGACGAAGCCCGAGTCCGCCAGATCCTTTTCAACCTTGTGGGCAACGCCCTCAAGTTCACCGAACAGGGCCACGTCCGCGTTGAGGTTGCCCAGCTCTCCCGGGTGTCCCCCACAACGATTCGAATCCTTTTTACCGTCAGCGACACCGGCATCGGAATATCCGACACGGAACTCAAGAATATCTTCGAGCCGTTTGCGCAGGCGGAAGGTTCCTATACGCGCCGCTTCCAGGGGGCCGGGCTGGGGCTTTCCATCGTTCGCAAGCTCATTGCGCTTATGGACGGCGAACTGGCGATCGACAATACCCCGGGTGAAGGCACGACGATGTACGTTTCGCTGCCGTTTGAGCTTCCCGTAACGGCCAAAGAGAGGAGCGAAAGAGGTGCGGCGGACCATGCCCCCCCTCCCGAGCCCCTGCGGATCCTTTTTGCCGAGGACGACGAGATAAGCCTGTTCTCCGGCACAAAGCTGCTCGAGAAATCGGGATATGCCGTCGTCGCCGCCATGGATGGCCAGGAGGCCCTGAACCGTCTTTCCGAGCAGCATTTCGACCTCATCCTCATGGACATCCAAATGCCTGTCCTGGATGGGGTGAAGGCCACCCAGGCCATCCGCCGGGCCACCGACCTTGGCGCCAAGGCCAACATCCCGATCATCGCCATGACCGCCTACGCCATGACCGGCGACAGGGAGAAGTTCCTTGCGGCCGGAATGAACGACTATCTCTCCAAACCCGTGGACATCGCCTCGTTGCGGGAGGTCATCGGGCGGGTGTTGTCCCGTCCGGAGGCGTCCAACTGA
- a CDS encoding APC family permease gives MSAPAPAATPSSPGPKKQIGLFSAIAIGIGGMVGGGVYAIFGTAAGVAGTALWLSFLLGGLVALATSYNYAKLGARYPTRGGAVEFLVRGLGDGIVSGGLNIYMWVGYVIALAMYAAGFAGYLMTFFPQAASPWLPKAVAAGAVLLFAGVNILGAASVGRSELVTVAVNLGVLSIFAVWGCATADWDGLSTAGWAPGTGIVFGGGMLFIAYEGFGLVANAAGDMADPARTLPKALYFSVCSVFVVYLGVSLAVLGHLPLPAIDAARDYALSQAAKTFMGGAGFTFIAVGALFATAAALNATLFGAANVCYMIARDGELPGIFDRMAWKRAPEGLFLTTALVLVFVLFFDLSSVAMMGSGAFLFIYAAVAASHLRLRAATGGRPALIWLSIALCLALLAVLGANMLEHSPSAFWTMLGLLPVCFGLEWAYRKATGRLIAVGTAPGLEKTP, from the coding sequence ATGAGCGCGCCAGCCCCGGCCGCCACACCCTCCTCCCCGGGTCCGAAAAAACAGATCGGCCTGTTTTCGGCCATCGCCATCGGCATAGGCGGCATGGTCGGCGGCGGGGTGTACGCCATCTTCGGCACGGCCGCCGGGGTGGCCGGCACGGCCCTGTGGCTGTCCTTCCTCCTGGGAGGCCTCGTGGCCCTGGCCACCTCCTACAACTACGCCAAGCTCGGGGCGCGTTATCCCACACGGGGCGGGGCGGTGGAATTTCTCGTCCGGGGCCTGGGCGACGGCATCGTGAGCGGCGGACTGAACATCTACATGTGGGTCGGCTACGTCATCGCCCTGGCCATGTACGCGGCCGGTTTCGCCGGCTACCTGATGACCTTTTTCCCCCAGGCCGCGTCTCCCTGGCTGCCCAAGGCCGTCGCCGCCGGGGCGGTGCTGCTTTTCGCCGGGGTCAATATCCTGGGCGCGGCCTCTGTCGGCCGCTCGGAACTCGTCACCGTGGCCGTGAACCTGGGCGTGCTGTCCATTTTCGCCGTCTGGGGCTGCGCCACAGCCGATTGGGACGGGCTTTCAACCGCCGGCTGGGCCCCGGGCACGGGCATCGTCTTCGGTGGCGGCATGCTCTTTATCGCCTACGAAGGCTTCGGGCTCGTGGCCAACGCCGCCGGCGACATGGCCGATCCGGCCCGGACCCTGCCCAAGGCCCTGTATTTTTCGGTATGCTCCGTCTTCGTGGTCTATCTCGGCGTGTCCCTGGCCGTGCTCGGCCACCTGCCCCTGCCGGCCATCGATGCCGCCAGGGACTACGCCTTGTCCCAGGCGGCCAAAACCTTCATGGGCGGGGCCGGCTTCACCTTCATCGCCGTGGGCGCGCTTTTCGCCACGGCCGCGGCCCTTAACGCCACCCTTTTCGGTGCGGCCAACGTCTGTTACATGATCGCCCGGGACGGCGAGCTCCCCGGGATTTTCGACCGCATGGCCTGGAAGCGCGCTCCGGAGGGGCTCTTTTTGACCACCGCGCTCGTGCTGGTCTTCGTCCTCTTTTTCGACCTCTCGAGCGTGGCCATGATGGGCAGCGGGGCCTTCCTGTTCATCTACGCCGCCGTGGCCGCCTCGCACCTGCGCCTGCGGGCCGCGACCGGCGGCCGACCGGCCCTGATATGGCTGTCCATAGCCCTGTGCCTGGCCCTTTTGGCCGTGCTCGGGGCCAACATGCTCGAACACTCGCCGTCAGCCTTTTGGACAATGCTCGGGCTTCTCCCCGTCTGCTTCGGCCTGGAATGGGCCTACCGCAAGGCGACCGGACGCCTCATCGCCGTCGGCACGGCCCCAGGCCTTGAGAAAACGCCCTGA
- a CDS encoding D-alanyl-D-alanine carboxypeptidase, which produces MRRVIHVLLFVVILVHASAASATARSKARTNPDQLSVRAAMVMEFGSGRVLHEQDADRRIPPASITKIMTMYLVFEDLEAGRLRMTDRVKVSARAAATSGSSMHLRAGETVTVGELLDGMAVASGNDACVAMAEHLGGVDAFVSRMNRKARDLGMNSTTFETPNGLPSPGQFTTARDMMKLSVSYLKRFPQSLDHHSKTAISHRGRTRYNSNKLLQSCDGVDGIKTGWVAASGYNIVATAKRGDTRIIAVVLGGRSWQVRNRETKKILEASFTPAGKKTFLAENTATPLRTRHRSARIELADPSTQAAFGQASPDEGPAAPPSAVIDESQVTVIPVSGPELRAAVAPPTPRPVRHGAVMETTRPVPPPYVPKPFRPESTTASRPAAHHEAQAYAALSAEDHAQGELTLQESSWKNASEARTRVRLLERKGVSARVETVNLGDKGVWHRVMIGSFSSMREAKRYKRQLTDRFDLAHLIIREG; this is translated from the coding sequence ATGCGTCGAGTCATTCACGTCCTGCTATTCGTGGTCATCCTGGTCCACGCCTCGGCCGCGTCGGCCACGGCCAGATCCAAGGCCAGGACCAATCCCGACCAGCTCAGCGTCCGGGCGGCCATGGTCATGGAATTCGGCTCGGGCCGGGTGCTGCACGAACAGGACGCCGACCGCCGCATCCCTCCCGCCTCCATCACCAAAATCATGACCATGTACCTGGTGTTCGAGGATCTCGAGGCCGGCCGGCTGCGGATGACGGACCGGGTCAAAGTCAGCGCCAGGGCCGCGGCCACAAGCGGATCGAGCATGCATTTACGAGCCGGCGAGACCGTCACTGTTGGCGAACTCCTCGACGGCATGGCCGTGGCCTCGGGCAACGACGCCTGCGTGGCCATGGCCGAACACCTGGGCGGGGTCGACGCCTTTGTCAGCCGGATGAACCGCAAGGCCCGCGACCTGGGCATGAACTCCACCACCTTCGAGACCCCCAACGGCCTGCCCTCCCCCGGCCAGTTCACCACGGCCAGGGACATGATGAAACTGTCCGTCTCCTATCTCAAGCGCTTTCCCCAATCCCTGGACCACCATTCCAAGACCGCCATCAGCCATCGCGGACGGACCCGTTACAACAGCAACAAGTTGTTGCAAAGCTGCGACGGTGTGGACGGCATCAAGACCGGATGGGTGGCCGCATCGGGATATAACATCGTGGCCACGGCCAAACGCGGCGACACGAGAATCATCGCCGTGGTCCTGGGGGGCAGGAGTTGGCAGGTTCGCAACCGGGAGACCAAAAAAATCCTGGAGGCCAGCTTCACGCCCGCGGGGAAAAAGACCTTCCTGGCCGAGAACACCGCGACTCCCTTGCGGACCAGACACCGCTCGGCGCGCATCGAGCTTGCCGATCCGTCGACGCAGGCCGCCTTCGGTCAGGCATCTCCGGACGAAGGACCAGCCGCCCCGCCCTCGGCCGTCATCGATGAATCCCAGGTCACGGTCATCCCTGTGTCCGGACCGGAGCTTCGGGCCGCCGTGGCCCCGCCCACCCCGCGCCCGGTCAGGCACGGGGCGGTCATGGAGACGACCCGACCGGTTCCCCCCCCCTACGTCCCCAAGCCCTTCCGCCCTGAATCGACGACCGCGTCCCGGCCCGCCGCGCACCACGAGGCCCAGGCCTATGCGGCTCTTTCGGCCGAAGACCATGCCCAGGGGGAACTCACCCTGCAGGAAAGCTCCTGGAAAAACGCCAGCGAGGCCAGGACCCGGGTCCGTCTGCTGGAACGCAAAGGCGTTTCAGCCCGGGTGGAGACGGTCAACCTCGGGGACAAGGGCGTCTGGCACCGGGTGATGATCGGCTCGTTCTCCTCCATGCGCGAGGCCAAGCGGTACAAGCGCCAGCTTACCGACCGCTTCGATCTGGCCCACCTGATCATCCGCGAGGGATGA
- a CDS encoding glycerol dehydrogenase, whose product MITTTLFPGRYVQGRGALARLGKELARLGSRHLVICSPHPLEHLLPQVLPDVQQGGAVRVERFGGECTDQEIDRLSEAARDFQANTVTAFGGGKTLDAAKAVAVRAGVPVIVVPTIASTDAPCSSVCVIYSPDGVFERVDLLPRNPDIVLVDTEVIAAAPARFLVAGMGDALATWFEAESCRIGRGRNISGEAGSMTAHALARLCYETIRDWGLSARTACEAGVVTPALERVVEANTLLSGLGFESGGLGAAHSIHNGLTILPGARGLYHGEKVAFGVLASLFLADTFATLVDEVYDLCAVLGLPTSFADLGLDGVSGRDLRRVAEKACAPGESIHNEPGDISPDVVHAALVAADAEGRRRKVATAQGEAALRARRRDSRERA is encoded by the coding sequence ATGATCACCACCACGTTGTTTCCTGGGCGCTACGTCCAGGGTCGCGGGGCTTTGGCCCGCCTGGGCAAGGAACTGGCCCGGTTGGGAAGTCGGCACCTTGTGATCTGTTCCCCGCATCCCCTGGAACATCTTTTGCCGCAGGTTCTGCCCGATGTGCAACAGGGCGGGGCCGTGCGGGTGGAGCGATTCGGCGGGGAATGCACGGATCAGGAAATCGATCGCCTGTCGGAGGCGGCCAGGGATTTCCAGGCCAACACCGTGACGGCGTTTGGCGGGGGAAAGACCCTGGACGCGGCCAAGGCGGTGGCCGTCCGGGCCGGCGTGCCCGTGATCGTGGTCCCCACCATCGCCTCCACGGACGCGCCGTGCAGTTCGGTTTGCGTGATCTATTCCCCGGATGGCGTTTTTGAACGGGTGGACCTTCTGCCCCGCAACCCCGACATCGTGCTGGTGGACACCGAGGTCATCGCCGCCGCCCCGGCCCGGTTCCTGGTGGCGGGCATGGGGGACGCCCTGGCCACCTGGTTCGAGGCCGAGTCCTGTCGCATCGGGCGGGGGCGGAACATCTCGGGCGAAGCAGGCTCCATGACCGCCCACGCCCTGGCCCGGCTGTGCTACGAGACCATCCGGGACTGGGGGCTGTCCGCGCGCACGGCCTGCGAGGCCGGGGTGGTCACTCCCGCCCTGGAGCGGGTGGTGGAGGCCAATACCCTCCTCAGCGGGCTGGGCTTCGAAAGCGGGGGACTGGGAGCGGCCCATTCCATCCACAACGGGCTGACGATTCTCCCCGGGGCGAGGGGGCTTTATCACGGCGAGAAGGTGGCCTTCGGGGTGCTGGCCTCGCTGTTTCTTGCGGACACGTTCGCGACCCTCGTGGACGAGGTGTATGACCTGTGCGCGGTCCTTGGTTTGCCCACGAGCTTTGCCGATCTGGGACTGGATGGGGTTTCGGGTCGGGATCTGCGTCGCGTCGCGGAAAAGGCGTGCGCCCCCGGCGAAAGCATCCACAACGAACCAGGGGACATCTCCCCGGATGTCGTCCATGCCGCGCTCGTGGCCGCCGATGCCGAGGGACGGCGGAGAAAGGTGGCCACGGCCCAGGGTGAGGCGGCACTGCGGGCCAGGCGGCGCGATTCGCGGGAACGGGCATGA
- a CDS encoding peptidoglycan DD-metalloendopeptidase family protein, producing MGCAMGVLFYFQAASRPDPEDAFCPPGDRLAMATPDGLFDPDASCGPAEEVVEAAVSPGDTISGLLDRYIEADEITRLSRESREFRFSRIQAGQPYRIATRDGEFVSFEYAISPLERLVIRAERGEYLISVEAEPQTFRSEVAAGTIDQNLFAAVKDAGEDSELAVALADIFAWDIDFCKDLRQGDSFKVVVEKRYAGDAFTGYGRILAAEFTNQGKTSRAFYLARGKGKGGYFDEKGQALRKAFLRAPLSFRRISSGFTHSRLHPILHVRRPHLGVDYAAPEGTPVWSVGGGVVVEKGYNHAAGNFVTVRHNQTYTTRYNHLSRFAKALAKGKAVRQGEVVGYVGSTGYATGPHLDFRMYKNGQAINILENPKITADPVPSGKMAAFAAAVEPLVAMMRDHGKEKSVAQNPPGPRPDTFVAPSAPSPVELFAAPVIPLPAVSPTASATSGPSRRTGSPAG from the coding sequence GTGGGTTGCGCGATGGGCGTCCTCTTTTATTTCCAGGCCGCCTCGCGTCCGGACCCCGAGGACGCCTTCTGTCCTCCCGGGGACCGTCTGGCCATGGCCACGCCGGACGGACTCTTCGACCCGGACGCCTCGTGCGGCCCGGCCGAAGAGGTCGTGGAGGCGGCAGTCTCCCCTGGAGACACCATTTCCGGGCTTCTTGACCGATATATCGAGGCCGACGAGATAACGCGCCTGTCCCGGGAAAGCCGGGAATTCCGCTTCTCGCGCATCCAGGCCGGGCAGCCCTACCGCATCGCCACCCGTGACGGCGAGTTCGTCTCGTTCGAATACGCCATAAGCCCCCTGGAGCGACTGGTCATCCGCGCCGAACGCGGCGAATACCTGATTTCCGTGGAGGCCGAACCGCAAACCTTCCGCTCCGAGGTGGCGGCGGGGACCATCGACCAGAACCTGTTCGCGGCCGTCAAGGACGCCGGAGAGGATTCGGAACTGGCCGTGGCCCTGGCCGACATCTTCGCCTGGGACATCGACTTCTGCAAGGACCTGCGCCAGGGCGACAGCTTCAAGGTGGTGGTGGAAAAGCGCTACGCCGGGGACGCGTTCACCGGCTACGGCCGCATCCTGGCGGCGGAATTCACCAACCAGGGCAAGACCTCGCGGGCCTTTTACCTCGCGCGGGGAAAGGGCAAGGGCGGCTATTTCGACGAAAAGGGCCAGGCCCTGCGCAAGGCATTTTTGCGCGCGCCCCTGTCGTTTCGGCGCATTTCGTCGGGGTTCACCCACAGCCGCCTGCATCCCATCCTGCATGTGCGCCGGCCGCATCTGGGCGTGGACTACGCCGCGCCCGAGGGCACGCCGGTGTGGAGCGTGGGCGGCGGCGTGGTGGTGGAAAAGGGCTACAACCACGCGGCCGGGAACTTCGTGACCGTCAGGCACAACCAGACCTACACCACCCGCTACAACCATCTAAGCCGCTTCGCCAAGGCCCTGGCCAAGGGCAAGGCCGTGCGCCAGGGCGAGGTCGTGGGCTATGTGGGCTCCACGGGCTACGCCACCGGTCCGCACCTGGATTTTCGGATGTACAAAAACGGCCAGGCCATAAACATCCTGGAAAATCCCAAGATCACGGCCGACCCGGTCCCCTCCGGCAAGATGGCGGCCTTTGCGGCCGCGGTGGAACCGCTTGTGGCCATGATGCGCGATCACGGCAAGGAAAAATCCGTGGCCCAAAACCCGCCCGGTCCGCGCCCGGACACCTTTGTTGCGCCATCCGCCCCTTCCCCTGTGGAGCTCTTCGCCGCGCCCGTGATCCCGCTCCCCGCCGTGTCGCCCACGGCGTCGGCCACATCCGGGCCGTCGAGAAGGACGGGGTCGCCCGCCGGCTAA